A region from the Pempheris klunzingeri isolate RE-2024b chromosome 17, fPemKlu1.hap1, whole genome shotgun sequence genome encodes:
- the LOC139216597 gene encoding serine/threonine-protein kinase WNK4-like isoform X3 codes for MLPQTADDQTKERPEEEEEDRSILHPPLPPVTMTISKDNPAVQSQAAENAAANQDANSDSGEETALSDSREAAFPWQQREEEHEEEETQAVASSPDGRFLKFNIEIGRGSFKTVYRGLDTETTVEVAWCELQTHRLNKAERQRFDEEVEMLKALQHPNIVRFFDSWKATLRGHKCTILVTELMTSGTLKTYLRRFRQMKLKLLQRWSFQTLKGLQFLHSRCPPILHRDLKCDNIFITGPTASVKIGDLGLATLKKASFAKSVIGTPEFMAPEMYEEKYDEAVDVYAFGMCILEMATSEYPYSECQNAAQIYRKVTNGVKPDSFSKVKVPELREIIEGCIRTNSSERFTVQDLLDHRFFQEQLGVHVDLAEDDDGAKAALKLWLRMDHNKKLHGKYKDNNAIEFLFELYKDVPEEVAQEMVVLGFVCEADYKVVAMAIRHRVTAIKRQREKQRHLLEEALSRQKEAAIEEECDPAPRPPEPPNQRPVRRVANQDSVGGPAPAWIQAPPSATTTSSALSSSISPVDSGIGGVPSRMEGDEDDKTTKHTSYSSATSDCEMDTSFSSSGVSEKVATPVTSPAPLPPVSTPAPVAWETPLPRVAPPSVTRAPSKAPPFPVLRFPKSIAVSNNAERQSSGSVCGFSSPVDSYASDVTSGLSDGNDGQSDKGKQEADKQAAAKQFKRRARARLKITGLSDMVDRVVECQLQTHNSKMVTFKFDLDGDNPEDIASVMIHRDFILPSERQGFIHRMYDIISRAESMMYQQQPAHLTATTTLPESLPNLPAHRLSRTLSSSSLPDIADTDPSPLKDGDFYVDPEATPPVRPLRSQSFHTSSASSHQPPPYPRHYSPPQPPSHLVPQYQYHLPSPPYSPYTSQFPGQSSSPTSLPQVHSNPSLLTPSSSSSAPPPPPHWPPTDQPLFSLANVLSLAMSVAQSLMPPAGTPNHGFHPQPLSPPFPSPQASLSSPFPSPQASLSPPMSPALGSKLHHPGHASFSAPFSSQPSYAPPTPNSQHGAEPGRTPDTPQPHSPVPQRDILAPPPPGSEAISAPTAPSAPSLTTAPSLTTAPSAPTAPSLTTAPSAPTAPSLTTAPSAPTAPSLITAPSAPTAPSLTTAPSAPTAPSLTTAPSAPSAPSPRAELSASSPSMSTPPNRVSSPVSPPPSLSPIQEVKQSSGFSIGRFQVMASKNSHQEARPLSQATPTTHSPPPASVDQSESSDSSTGEESESESSISTVTSAPPGHPLSYQEEEKRRMEEEEEEEKKRRGSRRLSVPQWEGMNRSAACLSSDESESENEETWAELQELRERHLAEVQTLQANQKREIEDLYSRMGKVPPPGIVSPAAMLNYRQRRLSKPGNYPPPRKNSLQRLDALLPAGIMRKSPVSGGSQEKAGRGVTFAPEHSCM; via the exons atgctgcCTCAGACCGCTGACGACCAAACCAAGGAGAGacctgaagaggaagaagaggaccgGTCTATTCTTCATCCTCCACTCCCTCCTGTTACCATGACAATCTCAAAGGACAACCCCGCGGTCCAATCACAGGCCGCGGAGAACGCCGCGGCCAATCAGGACGCCAACTCGGACTCAGGGGAGGAGACGGCGCTCTCAGACTCTCGGGAGGCGGCGTTTCCTTGGCAACAAAGGGAGGAGGAGCACGAGGAGGAAGAGACGCAGGCGGTCGCCTCGTCCCCCGACGGTCGATTCCTCAAGTTCAACATTGAGATCGGACGTGGGTCCTTCAAGACGGTTTACAGAGGACTGGACACCGAGACCACGGTGGAGGTGGCCTGGTGTGAgctgcag ACCCATCGTCTGAACAAGGCGGAGCGTCAGCGGTTcgatgaggaggtggagatgctgaaggctctgcagCATCCCAACATCGTTCGCTTCTTTGACTCCTGGAAGGCGACGCTGAGGGGACACAAGTGCACCATCCTGGTGACGGAGCTCATGACGTCCGGAACCCTCAAGAC GTACCTGCGCAGGTTCCGTCAGatgaagctgaagctgctgcagcgcTGGAGCTTCCAGACCCTGAAGGGGCTGCAGTTCCTGCACTCACGCTGCCCCCCCATCCTGCACCGAGACCTCAAATGTGACAACATCTTCATCACCGGGCCCACCGCCTCCGTCAAGATCGGAGACCTGGGCCTCGCCACGCTCAAGAAGGCCTCGTTCGCCAAGAGCGTCATCG GGACCCCGGAGTTCATGGCTCCAGAGATGTATGAGGAGAAGTACGACGAGGCCGTGGATGTTTACGCCTTCGGCATGTGCATCCTGGAGATGGCGACGTCCGAGTACCCGTACTCTGAGTGTCAGAACGCCGCCCAGATCTACCGCAAAGTCACCAAC GGAGTCAAACCCGACAGTTTCTCCAAAGTCAAAGTTCCCGAGCTGAGGGAGATCATTGAAGGCTGCATTCGGACCAACAGCAGCGAGAG gttcACGGTTCAGGACCTGCTGGACCACCGGTTCTTCCAGGAGCAGCTGGGAGTCCACGTGGATCTGGCAGAGGACGATGACGGCGCCAAGGCGGCGCTGAAGCTCTGGCTCCGGATGGACCACAACAAGAAGCTCCACGGGAAATACAAAGACAACAACGCCATCGAGTTCCTGTTCGAGCTGTACAAAGACGTTCCAGAAGAGGTCGCGCAGGAGATG gtggTACTGGGGTTCGTCTGTGAGGCAGACTATAAGGTGGTTGCCATGGCGATCAGACACAGAGTGACGGCCATAAAACGTCAGCGGGAAAAACAGCGGCACCTGCTGGAGGAAGCTCTGAGCCGCCAGAAGGAAGCTGCCATCGAGGAAGAGTGTGACCCCGCCCCCCGGCCACCTGAGCCGCCCAATCAGAGACCAGTAAGGAGGGTAGCcaatcag GACTCAGTTGGTGGACCCGCCCCTGCCTGGATACAAGCCCCGCCCTCGGCAACAACGACATCATCGGCGCTGTCATCGAGCATCAGCCCGGTGGATTCTGGGATCGGCGGTGTCCCCAGCAGGATGGAAGGAGACGAGGATGACAAGACCACCAAACACACCTCGTACTCCTCCGCCACAT cggACTGTGAGATGGacacctccttcagctcctcaggtGTCTCGGAGAAGGTGGCCACTCCTGTCACTAGCCCTGCCCCTTTGCCTCCTGTTTCCACCCCTGCTCCCGTGGCTTGGGAAACCCCTCTCCCCAGGGTGGCCCCTCCCTCTGTGACCCGGGCTCCGTCCAAAGCTCCGCCCTTTCCCGTGCTGCGCTTCCCCAAG AGCATCGCTGTGTCCAACAATGCAGAGCGACAGTCATCTGGATCAGTCTGTGGCTTCTCCTCACCTgtggacag CTACGCCTCTGATGTGACCTCAGGTTTGAGTGATGGCAATGACGGCCAATCAGATAAGGgcaaacaggaagcagacaaACAGGCGGCTGCCAAGCAGTTCAAGAGGAGAGCGAGAGCTCGTCTGAAAATCACAGGG ctgtcCGACATGGTGGACCGGGTCGTGGAGTGTCAGCTGCAGACTCACAACAGTAAGATGGTGACGTTTAAGTTTGACCTGGACGGAGACAATCCAGAGGACATCGCCTCTGTGatg atccACAGAGACTTCATTCTGCCGTCAGAGCGACAAGGATTCATCCACCGCAtgtatgacatcatcagcaggGCGGAGTCTATGATGTATCAACAGCAGCCAGCTCACCTGACCGCCACTACCACGCTGCCTGAGTCCCtg CCGAACCTGCCGGCCCACCGCCTCTCCAGAACGCTGTCCtcatcttcacttcctg ACATTGCAGACACTGACCCCTCCCCCCTGAAGGATGGAGACTTCTACGTCGACCCTGAGGCCACGCCCCCCGTCAGACCGCTGAGGTCACAGTCCTTCCACACCTCATCAG cttcctcccatcagcctccCCCCTACCCAAGGCATTACTCCCCTCCTCAGCCCCCCTCCCACCTCGTCCCTCAGTATCAGTAtcacctcccctctcccccttaCTCCCCCTACACATCTCAATTTCCTGGTCAGAGTTCCTCCCCCACCAGCCTCCCCCAAGTCCACAGtaacccctccctcctcaccccctcctcctcttcctcagctcctcctccccctccccactGGCCCCCCACTGACCAGCCCCTCTTCTCTCTGGCTAATGTCCTCTCTCTAGCCATGAGTGTGGCCCAGTCCTTAATGCCCCCAGCCGGCACCCCCAACCATGGCTTTCACCCCCAGCCCCTGTCTCCCCCTTTCCCCTCACCTCaggcctccctctcttcccctttcCCCTCCCCCCaggcctccctctctccccccatgTCTCCAGCACTAGGCTCCAAGCTCCATCATCCAGGCCACGCCTCCTTCTCTGctcccttctcctctcagcCATCTTACGCCCCGCCCACCCCAAACAGCCAGCACGGGGCGGAGCCCGGACGGACACCTGACACACCACAG ccTCACAGTCCTGTCCCGCAGAGGGACATcttagccccgccccctcctg GTTCAGAGGCTATTTCTGCTCCCACTGCACCCAGTGCTCCCAGTCTGACCACTGCACCCAGTCTGACCACTGCACCCAGTGCCCCCACTGCTCCCAGTCTGACCACTGCACCCAGTGCTCCCACTGCTCCCAGTCTGACCACTGCACCCAGTGCTCCCACTGCTCCCAGTCTGATCACTGCACCCAGTGCTCCCACTGCTCCCAGTCTGACCACTGCACCCAGTGCTCCCACTGCACCCAGTCTGACCACTgctcccagtgctcccagtgctcccagtcCCAGAGCAGAGCTCTCAGCCTCGTCGCCATCTATGTCGACCCCCCCCAACAGA GTGTCCTCCCCCGTCTCCCCGCCACCCAGCCTGTCTCCCATTCAGGAGG TGAAACAGTCTTCAGGCTTCAGCATTGGTCGTTTCCAGGTGATGGCGTCTAAAAACAGTCATCAGGAGGCCCGCCCCCTCAGCCAGGCCACACCCACCACCCACTCTCCGCCTCCTGCCTCtgtggaccaatcagagagctcagacagcagcacaggggAAGAGAGCGAATCAGAGAGCAGCATCAGCACTGTGACGTCGGCCCCACCTGGTCATCCTCTGAGTTAccaagaggaggagaagaggaggatggaagaggaggaggaagaggagaagaagaggagggggagtcGGAGGCTGAGTGTCCCTCAGTGGGAGGGGATGAACCGCTCGGCAGCCTGCCTCAGCTCTGACGAATCAGAGAGTGAGAACGAGGAGACGTGGGCGGAGCTACAGGAGCTCCGAGAGAG ACACCTGGCGGAGGTGCAGACCCTGCAAGCCAATCAGAAGCGAGAGATCGAGGACTTGTACTCGAGGATGGGTAAAGTCCCGCCCCCTGGTATCGTCTCTCCGGCCGCCATGCTGAACTACCGCCAACGCCGCCTCTCCAAGCCCGGAAACTACCCTCCTCCTCGCAAAAACAGCCTGCAGAGGCTGGACGCGCTGCTCCCTGCAG GTATCATGCGGAAGAGCCCTGTGAGCGGCGGATCTCAGGAGAAGGCAGGGAGAGGTGTGACGTTCGCCCCCGAGCACAGCTGCATG TGA
- the LOC139216597 gene encoding serine/threonine-protein kinase WNK4-like isoform X4: MLPQTADDQTKERPEEEEEDRSILHPPLPPVTMTISKDNPAVQSQAAENAAANQDANSDSGEETALSDSREAAFPWQQREEEHEEEETQAVASSPDGRFLKFNIEIGRGSFKTVYRGLDTETTVEVAWCELQTHRLNKAERQRFDEEVEMLKALQHPNIVRFFDSWKATLRGHKCTILVTELMTSGTLKTYLRRFRQMKLKLLQRWSFQTLKGLQFLHSRCPPILHRDLKCDNIFITGPTASVKIGDLGLATLKKASFAKSVIGTPEFMAPEMYEEKYDEAVDVYAFGMCILEMATSEYPYSECQNAAQIYRKVTNGVKPDSFSKVKVPELREIIEGCIRTNSSERFTVQDLLDHRFFQEQLGVHVDLAEDDDGAKAALKLWLRMDHNKKLHGKYKDNNAIEFLFELYKDVPEEVAQEMVVLGFVCEADYKVVAMAIRHRVTAIKRQREKQRHLLEEALSRQKEAAIEEECDPAPRPPEPPNQRPQDSVGGPAPAWIQAPPSATTTSSALSSSISPVDSGIGGVPSRMEGDEDDKTTKHTSYSSATSDCEMDTSFSSSGVSEKVATPVTSPAPLPPVSTPAPVAWETPLPRVAPPSVTRAPSKAPPFPVLRFPKSIAVSNNAERQSSGSVCGFSSPVDSYASDVTSGLSDGNDGQSDKGKQEADKQAAAKQFKRRARARLKITGLSDMVDRVVECQLQTHNSKMVTFKFDLDGDNPEDIASVMIHRDFILPSERQGFIHRMYDIISRAESMMYQQQPAHLTATTTLPESLPNLPAHRLSRTLSSSSLPDIADTDPSPLKDGDFYVDPEATPPVRPLRSQSFHTSSASSHQPPPYPRHYSPPQPPSHLVPQYQYHLPSPPYSPYTSQFPGQSSSPTSLPQVHSNPSLLTPSSSSSAPPPPPHWPPTDQPLFSLANVLSLAMSVAQSLMPPAGTPNHGFHPQPLSPPFPSPQASLSSPFPSPQASLSPPMSPALGSKLHHPGHASFSAPFSSQPSYAPPTPNSQHGAEPGRTPDTPQPHSPVPQRDILAPPPPGSEAISAPTAPSAPSLTTAPSLTTAPSAPTAPSLTTAPSAPTAPSLTTAPSAPTAPSLITAPSAPTAPSLTTAPSAPTAPSLTTAPSAPSAPSPRAELSASSPSMSTPPNRVSSPVSPPPSLSPIQEVKQSSGFSIGRFQVMASKNSHQEARPLSQATPTTHSPPPASVDQSESSDSSTGEESESESSISTVTSAPPGHPLSYQEEEKRRMEEEEEEEKKRRGSRRLSVPQWEGMNRSAACLSSDESESENEETWAELQELRERHLAEVQTLQANQKREIEDLYSRMGKVPPPGIVSPAAMLNYRQRRLSKPGNYPPPRKNSLQRLDALLPAGIMRKSPVSGGSQEKAGRGVTFAPEHSCM, from the exons atgctgcCTCAGACCGCTGACGACCAAACCAAGGAGAGacctgaagaggaagaagaggaccgGTCTATTCTTCATCCTCCACTCCCTCCTGTTACCATGACAATCTCAAAGGACAACCCCGCGGTCCAATCACAGGCCGCGGAGAACGCCGCGGCCAATCAGGACGCCAACTCGGACTCAGGGGAGGAGACGGCGCTCTCAGACTCTCGGGAGGCGGCGTTTCCTTGGCAACAAAGGGAGGAGGAGCACGAGGAGGAAGAGACGCAGGCGGTCGCCTCGTCCCCCGACGGTCGATTCCTCAAGTTCAACATTGAGATCGGACGTGGGTCCTTCAAGACGGTTTACAGAGGACTGGACACCGAGACCACGGTGGAGGTGGCCTGGTGTGAgctgcag ACCCATCGTCTGAACAAGGCGGAGCGTCAGCGGTTcgatgaggaggtggagatgctgaaggctctgcagCATCCCAACATCGTTCGCTTCTTTGACTCCTGGAAGGCGACGCTGAGGGGACACAAGTGCACCATCCTGGTGACGGAGCTCATGACGTCCGGAACCCTCAAGAC GTACCTGCGCAGGTTCCGTCAGatgaagctgaagctgctgcagcgcTGGAGCTTCCAGACCCTGAAGGGGCTGCAGTTCCTGCACTCACGCTGCCCCCCCATCCTGCACCGAGACCTCAAATGTGACAACATCTTCATCACCGGGCCCACCGCCTCCGTCAAGATCGGAGACCTGGGCCTCGCCACGCTCAAGAAGGCCTCGTTCGCCAAGAGCGTCATCG GGACCCCGGAGTTCATGGCTCCAGAGATGTATGAGGAGAAGTACGACGAGGCCGTGGATGTTTACGCCTTCGGCATGTGCATCCTGGAGATGGCGACGTCCGAGTACCCGTACTCTGAGTGTCAGAACGCCGCCCAGATCTACCGCAAAGTCACCAAC GGAGTCAAACCCGACAGTTTCTCCAAAGTCAAAGTTCCCGAGCTGAGGGAGATCATTGAAGGCTGCATTCGGACCAACAGCAGCGAGAG gttcACGGTTCAGGACCTGCTGGACCACCGGTTCTTCCAGGAGCAGCTGGGAGTCCACGTGGATCTGGCAGAGGACGATGACGGCGCCAAGGCGGCGCTGAAGCTCTGGCTCCGGATGGACCACAACAAGAAGCTCCACGGGAAATACAAAGACAACAACGCCATCGAGTTCCTGTTCGAGCTGTACAAAGACGTTCCAGAAGAGGTCGCGCAGGAGATG gtggTACTGGGGTTCGTCTGTGAGGCAGACTATAAGGTGGTTGCCATGGCGATCAGACACAGAGTGACGGCCATAAAACGTCAGCGGGAAAAACAGCGGCACCTGCTGGAGGAAGCTCTGAGCCGCCAGAAGGAAGCTGCCATCGAGGAAGAGTGTGACCCCGCCCCCCGGCCACCTGAGCCGCCCAATCAGAGACCA CAGGACTCAGTTGGTGGACCCGCCCCTGCCTGGATACAAGCCCCGCCCTCGGCAACAACGACATCATCGGCGCTGTCATCGAGCATCAGCCCGGTGGATTCTGGGATCGGCGGTGTCCCCAGCAGGATGGAAGGAGACGAGGATGACAAGACCACCAAACACACCTCGTACTCCTCCGCCACAT cggACTGTGAGATGGacacctccttcagctcctcaggtGTCTCGGAGAAGGTGGCCACTCCTGTCACTAGCCCTGCCCCTTTGCCTCCTGTTTCCACCCCTGCTCCCGTGGCTTGGGAAACCCCTCTCCCCAGGGTGGCCCCTCCCTCTGTGACCCGGGCTCCGTCCAAAGCTCCGCCCTTTCCCGTGCTGCGCTTCCCCAAG AGCATCGCTGTGTCCAACAATGCAGAGCGACAGTCATCTGGATCAGTCTGTGGCTTCTCCTCACCTgtggacag CTACGCCTCTGATGTGACCTCAGGTTTGAGTGATGGCAATGACGGCCAATCAGATAAGGgcaaacaggaagcagacaaACAGGCGGCTGCCAAGCAGTTCAAGAGGAGAGCGAGAGCTCGTCTGAAAATCACAGGG ctgtcCGACATGGTGGACCGGGTCGTGGAGTGTCAGCTGCAGACTCACAACAGTAAGATGGTGACGTTTAAGTTTGACCTGGACGGAGACAATCCAGAGGACATCGCCTCTGTGatg atccACAGAGACTTCATTCTGCCGTCAGAGCGACAAGGATTCATCCACCGCAtgtatgacatcatcagcaggGCGGAGTCTATGATGTATCAACAGCAGCCAGCTCACCTGACCGCCACTACCACGCTGCCTGAGTCCCtg CCGAACCTGCCGGCCCACCGCCTCTCCAGAACGCTGTCCtcatcttcacttcctg ACATTGCAGACACTGACCCCTCCCCCCTGAAGGATGGAGACTTCTACGTCGACCCTGAGGCCACGCCCCCCGTCAGACCGCTGAGGTCACAGTCCTTCCACACCTCATCAG cttcctcccatcagcctccCCCCTACCCAAGGCATTACTCCCCTCCTCAGCCCCCCTCCCACCTCGTCCCTCAGTATCAGTAtcacctcccctctcccccttaCTCCCCCTACACATCTCAATTTCCTGGTCAGAGTTCCTCCCCCACCAGCCTCCCCCAAGTCCACAGtaacccctccctcctcaccccctcctcctcttcctcagctcctcctccccctccccactGGCCCCCCACTGACCAGCCCCTCTTCTCTCTGGCTAATGTCCTCTCTCTAGCCATGAGTGTGGCCCAGTCCTTAATGCCCCCAGCCGGCACCCCCAACCATGGCTTTCACCCCCAGCCCCTGTCTCCCCCTTTCCCCTCACCTCaggcctccctctcttcccctttcCCCTCCCCCCaggcctccctctctccccccatgTCTCCAGCACTAGGCTCCAAGCTCCATCATCCAGGCCACGCCTCCTTCTCTGctcccttctcctctcagcCATCTTACGCCCCGCCCACCCCAAACAGCCAGCACGGGGCGGAGCCCGGACGGACACCTGACACACCACAG ccTCACAGTCCTGTCCCGCAGAGGGACATcttagccccgccccctcctg GTTCAGAGGCTATTTCTGCTCCCACTGCACCCAGTGCTCCCAGTCTGACCACTGCACCCAGTCTGACCACTGCACCCAGTGCCCCCACTGCTCCCAGTCTGACCACTGCACCCAGTGCTCCCACTGCTCCCAGTCTGACCACTGCACCCAGTGCTCCCACTGCTCCCAGTCTGATCACTGCACCCAGTGCTCCCACTGCTCCCAGTCTGACCACTGCACCCAGTGCTCCCACTGCACCCAGTCTGACCACTgctcccagtgctcccagtgctcccagtcCCAGAGCAGAGCTCTCAGCCTCGTCGCCATCTATGTCGACCCCCCCCAACAGA GTGTCCTCCCCCGTCTCCCCGCCACCCAGCCTGTCTCCCATTCAGGAGG TGAAACAGTCTTCAGGCTTCAGCATTGGTCGTTTCCAGGTGATGGCGTCTAAAAACAGTCATCAGGAGGCCCGCCCCCTCAGCCAGGCCACACCCACCACCCACTCTCCGCCTCCTGCCTCtgtggaccaatcagagagctcagacagcagcacaggggAAGAGAGCGAATCAGAGAGCAGCATCAGCACTGTGACGTCGGCCCCACCTGGTCATCCTCTGAGTTAccaagaggaggagaagaggaggatggaagaggaggaggaagaggagaagaagaggagggggagtcGGAGGCTGAGTGTCCCTCAGTGGGAGGGGATGAACCGCTCGGCAGCCTGCCTCAGCTCTGACGAATCAGAGAGTGAGAACGAGGAGACGTGGGCGGAGCTACAGGAGCTCCGAGAGAG ACACCTGGCGGAGGTGCAGACCCTGCAAGCCAATCAGAAGCGAGAGATCGAGGACTTGTACTCGAGGATGGGTAAAGTCCCGCCCCCTGGTATCGTCTCTCCGGCCGCCATGCTGAACTACCGCCAACGCCGCCTCTCCAAGCCCGGAAACTACCCTCCTCCTCGCAAAAACAGCCTGCAGAGGCTGGACGCGCTGCTCCCTGCAG GTATCATGCGGAAGAGCCCTGTGAGCGGCGGATCTCAGGAGAAGGCAGGGAGAGGTGTGACGTTCGCCCCCGAGCACAGCTGCATG TGA